One window from the genome of Pseudonocardia hierapolitana encodes:
- a CDS encoding sensor histidine kinase yields MPASSAPEVAAVVLQHARRGLVLQSWLRLVLLAFMVLTIVAVPPERYALACAIVVAGYALSVLAVTVWIRNGAPSAVRMAWLAQFVDLAVLAVLTLLTGLATPQSWTSDVLEAGFLLIPVMAATQLRLRVCTAVVVPTVLVYLAAGIVTRVANEEPWSSLLLRTLVLAGVGLGCVGLSRIQRSRVRTIGALVRDRTHLLAELTDIEQRERRFLSEQLHDGALQYVLAARQDLDEARETGDQAAFTRVEHALTESSQLLRSTVAELHPAVLDRAGLPAALRELARNAGARGGFSVDVDVRNWPDDVRTPADALLYRTARELLSNVTKHAAARSVTVALAHVGSRARLTVTDDGVGIPDGAVQRSAQLGHIGLTSHTLRVEAAGGTLRLLPGPVAGTEVFVDVPWPEA; encoded by the coding sequence GTGCCCGCATCCAGCGCACCCGAGGTAGCCGCCGTCGTCCTCCAGCACGCCCGTCGCGGGCTGGTGCTGCAGTCGTGGCTGCGGCTGGTGCTGCTGGCCTTCATGGTCCTGACCATCGTCGCCGTCCCACCCGAGCGGTACGCCCTGGCCTGCGCCATCGTCGTCGCGGGATACGCGCTCTCGGTGCTCGCCGTCACGGTCTGGATCCGGAACGGCGCCCCGTCCGCGGTGCGCATGGCGTGGCTGGCCCAGTTCGTCGACCTCGCGGTGCTGGCCGTGCTCACCCTGCTGACCGGGCTCGCGACGCCGCAGAGCTGGACCTCCGACGTGCTCGAGGCCGGGTTCCTTCTCATCCCCGTGATGGCCGCGACACAGCTGCGGCTGCGGGTCTGCACAGCCGTGGTCGTACCGACCGTGCTGGTGTACCTGGCGGCGGGGATCGTGACCCGCGTCGCCAACGAGGAACCGTGGTCGTCGCTGCTGCTGCGCACCCTGGTGCTGGCGGGGGTCGGCCTCGGCTGCGTCGGCCTGTCGCGGATCCAGCGCTCGCGGGTGCGCACGATCGGCGCGCTCGTGCGCGATCGCACCCACCTGCTCGCCGAGCTGACCGACATCGAGCAACGCGAACGCCGGTTTCTCTCCGAACAGCTGCACGACGGCGCGCTGCAGTACGTGCTCGCCGCGCGCCAGGACCTCGACGAGGCCCGCGAGACCGGCGACCAGGCCGCGTTCACCCGCGTCGAGCACGCGCTGACCGAGTCCTCTCAGCTCCTGCGCTCAACCGTGGCCGAACTGCACCCGGCCGTGCTCGACCGGGCCGGGCTGCCGGCCGCCCTGCGCGAGCTCGCCCGCAACGCAGGCGCACGCGGCGGGTTCTCCGTCGACGTCGACGTCCGCAACTGGCCCGACGACGTGCGCACCCCCGCCGACGCCCTGCTCTACCGCACGGCTCGCGAGCTGCTCTCCAACGTCACCAAGCATGCGGCCGCCCGGTCGGTGACGGTCGCACTCGCCCACGTCGGCAGCCGAGCGCGGCTCACCGTGACCGACGACGGCGTCGGCATCCCGGACGGCGCGGTGCAGCGCAGCGCGCAGCTCGGCCACATCGGGCTCACCTCGCACACGCTGCGCGTCGAGGCAGCGGGCGGCACCCTCAGGCTCCTCCCCGGCCCGGTGGCCGGAACCGAGGTGTTCGTCGACGTGCCGTGGCCGGAGGCGTGA
- a CDS encoding response regulator transcription factor, whose amino-acid sequence MDSTDSPVRVVVADDHPFFRDGVTRGLTMSGRIRVVAEAEDGRAALEAIRTERPDVALVDYEMPGVDGLGVVRATVRDQLPTRVLLLSAHTDGPVVFQALQEGAAGYLSKDARRSEIVEAVLDVARGRTVVPAEMAAGLAGEIRMRAQTQGPVLSEREKQVLQGFARGLSMPQVAAELFIGVSTVKTHTQRLYEKLGVSERAAAVAEAMRRGLLE is encoded by the coding sequence ATGGATTCGACCGACTCCCCGGTGCGGGTGGTCGTCGCCGACGACCACCCGTTCTTCCGCGACGGCGTCACCCGCGGGCTCACCATGAGCGGCCGGATCCGCGTGGTCGCCGAGGCCGAGGACGGCAGGGCGGCCCTCGAAGCGATCCGGACCGAGCGACCCGACGTCGCCCTCGTCGACTACGAGATGCCCGGCGTCGACGGGTTGGGCGTGGTTCGCGCGACCGTCCGTGACCAGCTCCCGACGCGTGTCCTGCTGCTGTCGGCGCACACGGACGGCCCGGTGGTGTTCCAGGCGCTCCAGGAGGGTGCGGCCGGGTACCTGTCGAAGGACGCCCGCCGATCGGAGATCGTCGAGGCCGTGCTGGACGTCGCGCGGGGCCGCACGGTGGTCCCCGCGGAGATGGCCGCGGGGCTCGCGGGTGAGATCCGGATGCGCGCGCAGACGCAGGGGCCGGTGCTCAGCGAGCGGGAAAAGCAGGTCCTGCAGGGCTTCGCCCGAGGGCTGTCGATGCCGCAGGTCGCGGCGGAGCTCTTCATCGGGGTGAGCACCGTCAAGACCCACACCCAGCGCCTGTACGAGAAGCTCGGTGTCTCGGAGAGGGCGGCCGCCGTGGCCGAGGCGATGCGCCGCGGGCTGCTGGAGTAG
- a CDS encoding peptidoglycan-binding domain-containing protein: MNTTTTTATDVQQPVQQPERRSSGARTVGIAVGCAVVGAAVTAGLVLGLGGLTAGAAPSSPSSADQGSGYSAGFTPSSGHVEVPSAPAGAPAHHHVVPNPPAPPKPPAPSAAVSTLQRELGQLNYYEGPVSGVMNSQTTQAITYLQRDAGLPQTGTMNAATEQALVQFLAHGNNQMGS, encoded by the coding sequence ATGAACACCACGACCACCACAGCCACCGACGTCCAGCAGCCCGTCCAGCAGCCCGAGCGGCGCAGCTCCGGCGCCCGCACCGTGGGGATCGCCGTCGGGTGCGCCGTCGTCGGCGCGGCCGTCACCGCGGGCCTCGTGCTGGGTCTCGGCGGCCTGACCGCCGGCGCAGCCCCGTCGAGCCCCTCGTCCGCCGACCAGGGCAGCGGCTACTCCGCCGGGTTCACGCCGAGCAGCGGACACGTCGAGGTCCCGTCCGCGCCCGCGGGTGCTCCCGCTCACCACCACGTGGTCCCGAACCCGCCCGCGCCGCCGAAGCCGCCGGCTCCCTCCGCCGCGGTCTCGACACTGCAACGGGAGCTCGGCCAGCTCAACTACTACGAGGGCCCGGTCAGCGGGGTCATGAACAGCCAGACCACGCAGGCCATCACCTACCTGCAGCGCGACGCCGGCCTGCCGCAGACGGGCACCATGAACGCCGCGACCGAGCAGGCGTTGGTCCAGTTCCTCGCGCACGGCAACAACCAGATGGGGTCCTGA
- a CDS encoding alpha/beta fold hydrolase, with protein MGDYYSEERHGPHEYFELGDFELESGITLPGARIGYKTHGKLNRAKDNAILFPHMWSGTPKAMEIFIGRNRPLDPDRYFIVLPGQFANGFSSSPSNTPPPFNGGAFPNVSIGDDVRAQHRLVTEEYGIERLELVLGWSMGAEQTYEWAVRYPNMVKRALPFAGTAKTTPHDYIFVRSHEDSLKSDPAWNGGFYRDQSEVHVGLRRHAQIWSVMGLCPEFYSAEAWRGAGFTSLEDFLRRFWEGYFAPMDPNNLIWMGWKWRHGDVSRHTGGDLAAALSRITARTYVVPFSRDMFFPPADCEAEQKLIPNSEFRVVDSLWAHFAMFCMTDSDREQIDACIADLLKDEVA; from the coding sequence ATGGGCGACTACTACTCCGAGGAGCGACACGGCCCCCACGAGTACTTCGAACTGGGCGACTTCGAGCTGGAGAGCGGGATCACGCTGCCGGGCGCGCGGATCGGCTACAAGACCCACGGGAAGCTGAACCGGGCCAAGGACAACGCGATCCTCTTCCCGCACATGTGGTCGGGCACGCCCAAGGCGATGGAGATCTTCATCGGCCGCAACCGGCCACTCGACCCGGACAGGTACTTCATCGTCCTGCCCGGGCAGTTCGCCAACGGCTTCTCGTCGTCGCCCAGCAACACGCCGCCACCATTCAACGGCGGCGCTTTTCCGAACGTCAGCATCGGCGACGACGTCCGCGCCCAGCACCGGCTCGTCACGGAGGAGTACGGGATCGAACGCTTGGAGTTGGTGCTCGGCTGGTCGATGGGTGCCGAGCAGACCTACGAGTGGGCGGTGCGCTACCCGAACATGGTCAAACGCGCGCTCCCCTTCGCCGGAACCGCGAAGACGACTCCGCACGACTACATCTTCGTCCGCAGCCACGAGGACTCCCTCAAGTCCGACCCGGCCTGGAACGGTGGCTTCTACCGCGATCAGAGCGAGGTCCACGTCGGGCTGCGCCGGCATGCGCAGATCTGGTCGGTGATGGGACTGTGCCCCGAGTTCTACAGTGCGGAGGCATGGCGGGGCGCAGGGTTCACCTCCCTCGAGGACTTCCTGCGCCGCTTCTGGGAAGGCTACTTCGCCCCGATGGATCCCAACAACCTGATCTGGATGGGTTGGAAGTGGCGTCACGGAGACGTGAGCCGGCACACCGGCGGGGATCTCGCCGCCGCGCTCAGCCGGATCACTGCGAGGACCTACGTCGTGCCGTTCTCCCGCGACATGTTCTTCCCGCCCGCCGACTGCGAGGCCGAGCAGAAGCTCATCCCGAACAGCGAGTTCCGCGTGGTCGACAGCCTGTGGGCGCACTTCGCGATGTTCTGCATGACCGACTCCGACCGGGAGCAGATCGACGCCTGCATCGCCGACCTGCTCAAGGACGAGGTTGCCTGA